In Metopolophium dirhodum isolate CAU chromosome 7, ASM1992520v1, whole genome shotgun sequence, one genomic interval encodes:
- the LOC132949059 gene encoding uncharacterized protein LOC132949059: MKSALIIASVLLVGVALEVAARNVNDNQNQRENNNQWTRLQQGDSTDESVESNLNEYQNNNKFNNVRSNHGSESMFADRQVNQNDDTYFGSSQELGLQQQRKSQHQLNAASYPEGLAKIMVEKIAAIQKIAVDYNIAETADSLNAALPVNSNSVKFAKHNFVSFTNSTMKNLENGDLEYMYLNPERDTMFAQYQFNEIKTVGSFKSNIPHAHSGHYTVILNNVLSNLSTGFHDNKHAVIKAAKFQNADVNVITHDGSETQVFTPAMEQKYLGVLANTVSNEVMKSANKGALVQIKNEIRKPIVSQMNTARKNTNKLFDLRWQEDQVTMEMANIGFMNSEVLVHATEHLLNSVSFQRKSQDSYRMRYDFAIKNMGWTSPLNIVSANMRTTTDPIQFTIDDIIVKVFIDKSGRDQQQQLYGKAYTNVEVRGLHYNLKNVKSDLVPYFENDLQRFMEHSLGSYLQDSLVQELINSSRQY, from the exons ATGAAGTCTGCTTTGATTATCGCATCCGTTCTTTTAGTCGGCGTGGCCCTCGAAGTCGCCGCCCGCAACGTCAACGACAACCAAAACCAGCGTGAAaaca ACAACCAGTGGACCCGTTTGCAACAAGGGGACTCCACTGATGAGTCTGTTGAGTCGAACTTAAACGAATATCAAAACAACAACAAGTTCAACAACGTCCGAAGCAACCATGGCTCCGAATCTATGTTTGCTGACCGTCAGGTCAACCAAAACGACGATACCTACTTCGGTTCCAGCCAAGAGTTAGGTCTACAACAGCAACGCAAAAGCCAACACCAATTAAATGCCGCCAGTTATCCTGAAGGACTCGCCAAGATTATGGTCGAGAAAATCGCCGCCATTCAGAAAATCGCCGTCGACTACAATATCGCCGAAACCGCCGATTCCTTGAATGCAGCTCTCCCCGTCAACTCTAACTCCGTCAAATTCGCAAAACACAATTTCGTGTCGTTCACGAACTCGACCATGAAGAACCTTGAAAATGGTGACTTGGAATACATGTACCTGAACCCAGAAAGGGACACCATGTTCGCCCAGTACCAGTTCAACGAGATCAAAACCGTCGGATCGTTCAAGTCCAACATCCCCCACGCTCATTCAGGTCACTACACAGTCATCTTGAATAACGTGCTCAGCAACTTGTCGACTGGATTCCATGACAACAAACACGCCGTGATCAAGGCGGCCAAATTCCAAAACGCCGACGTCAACGTAATCACCCACGACGGTTCCGAAACGCAAGTGTTCACCCCGGCtatggaacaaaaatatttggGTGTGTTGGCCAACACCGTGTCCAACGAAGTGATGAAGTCCGCCAACAAAGGTGCACTCGTCCAGATTAAAAACGAAATCCGTAAACCAATCGTTTCCCAAATGAACACTGCTAGAAAGAACACCAACAAGCTTTTCGACTTAAGATGGCAGGAGGACCAAGTCACCATGGAGATGGCTAACATCGGTTTCATGAACTCAGAAGTACTGGTACATGCCACCGAACATTTATTGAACTCTGTGAGTTTCCAACGGAAATCACAAGACTCCTACAGAATGCGTTATGACTTCGCCATCAAAAACATGGGATGGACATCACCTCTGAACATCGTGTCGGCTAATATGAGGACGACCACAGATCCAATACAATTCACTATCGATGATATCATCGTCAAAGTTTTCATCGACAAGTCCGGCCGCGATCAACAACAACAGTTGTACGGCAAGGCTTACACCAACGTAGAAGTACGAGGTCTCCATTACAACTTGAAGAACGTCAAGTCCGACCTTGTGCCCTACTTCGAAAACGACCTCCAACGTTTCATGGAACATTCTTTGGGATCTTACCTTCAAGATTCTTTGGTGCAAGAATTAATCAACTCTAGTCGCCAATACTAA